One region of Flavobacterium pisciphilum genomic DNA includes:
- the lptB gene encoding LPS export ABC transporter ATP-binding protein, which translates to MKLRADNLIKTYKGRSVVKGISVEVNQGEIVGLLGPNGAGKTTSFYMIVGLVKPNSGNIYLDDLNITDFPMYKRAQHGIGYLAQEASVFRKLSIEDNILSVLQLTKLSKAEQVAKMESLIEEFSLEHIRTNRGDLLSGGERRRTEIARALATDPKFILLDEPFAGVDPVAVEDIQRIVAQLKNKNIGILITDHNVQETLAITDKTYLMFEGGILKAGVPEELVEDEMVRRVYLGQNFELRKKKLEF; encoded by the coding sequence ATGAAATTAAGAGCCGATAATTTAATCAAAACTTACAAAGGCCGTAGTGTAGTAAAAGGTATTTCTGTTGAAGTAAATCAAGGAGAAATAGTTGGTCTTTTAGGTCCGAATGGTGCTGGAAAAACCACTTCATTTTACATGATTGTAGGACTGGTAAAGCCTAACTCGGGAAATATTTATCTTGATGATTTAAATATTACCGATTTTCCTATGTACAAAAGAGCACAACACGGAATAGGTTATTTGGCTCAAGAAGCATCTGTTTTTAGAAAATTAAGCATTGAAGATAACATATTAAGCGTATTACAATTAACCAAGTTATCAAAAGCGGAACAAGTAGCTAAAATGGAAAGCTTAATTGAAGAATTTAGCCTAGAACACATTCGTACCAACCGAGGAGATTTACTTTCGGGAGGAGAACGTCGCCGTACCGAAATTGCACGAGCTCTAGCTACTGACCCTAAATTCATCTTATTAGATGAGCCTTTTGCAGGAGTTGACCCTGTCGCAGTAGAGGACATTCAGCGAATTGTAGCTCAATTAAAAAATAAGAATATCGGAATATTAATTACCGACCACAACGTACAAGAAACTCTTGCTATTACTGACAAAACTTACCTAATGTTTGAAGGAGGAATTCTAAAAGCCGGAGTACCTGAAGAATTAGTAGAAGATGAAATGGTACGTCGTGTATATCTAGGACAAAATTTTGAACTTCGTAAGAAGAAGTTGGAATTCTAA
- a CDS encoding glycoside hydrolase family 25 protein, whose amino-acid sequence MKRKVTKRRPASNRKSKSSSSFGKVFRFLITSIFIGLFLGAVYHYRNGLAYYFSFKTDKVLEKETEDKRLSDVRNFQVLANHKGKSIGLDVSEYQGKISWSYVDTLEKKYPIDFVFIRATVGKDRKDFQFKRNWIGAKENKTIRGAYHYYRPNENSIEQADLFIKTVILEKGDLPPVLDIERLPKNQSLDSLKKGLKRWLNKVEAHYKVRPIIYTGERYYDDFLKDEFSDYLFWIANYNFYREKMEDEWLFWQFTEKATVPGIKHTVDVNIYNGDLQQLQFITVD is encoded by the coding sequence ATGAAAAGAAAAGTTACTAAAAGAAGGCCAGCTTCAAATCGGAAATCCAAATCAAGCAGTTCATTTGGTAAAGTTTTTAGGTTTCTTATAACATCAATTTTTATTGGTCTTTTTTTAGGAGCCGTCTACCATTATCGTAATGGATTGGCTTATTATTTTAGTTTTAAAACGGATAAAGTTCTTGAAAAAGAAACAGAAGATAAACGTCTTTCAGATGTTAGGAATTTTCAGGTTTTGGCAAATCATAAAGGCAAATCGATTGGTTTGGACGTGTCTGAATACCAAGGAAAAATCAGTTGGTCTTATGTAGATACTTTAGAGAAAAAATACCCTATAGATTTTGTGTTTATTAGAGCTACTGTAGGGAAAGACAGAAAAGATTTTCAGTTTAAACGCAACTGGATAGGAGCCAAAGAGAATAAGACAATTCGTGGTGCGTATCATTATTATCGTCCAAATGAAAACTCAATAGAACAGGCTGACCTCTTTATTAAAACTGTAATACTAGAAAAAGGTGATTTACCTCCTGTTTTGGATATCGAAAGGTTGCCAAAAAATCAATCACTTGATAGTTTAAAAAAGGGATTAAAAAGATGGCTGAATAAGGTGGAAGCCCATTATAAAGTGCGACCAATAATTTATACAGGAGAAAGATATTATGATGATTTCTTAAAAGATGAATTTAGTGATTATCTTTTTTGGATAGCCAATTATAATTTTTATCGAGAAAAAATGGAAGACGAATGGTTGTTTTGGCAATTTACAGAAAAAGCAACGGTGCCAGGTATAAAGCATACTGTTGATGTAAATATCTATAACGGAGATCTACAGCAATTGCAATTTATAACGGTTGATTGA
- a CDS encoding CDP-alcohol phosphatidyltransferase family protein, giving the protein MNIKKHVPNAITLINLFCGCIAVIFVSKLDYEMAFYFVCLGIFFDFFDGFFARLFKVSSPLGLQLDSLADMVTSGVVPGYVMYSLFVSSSSSHDIIGSEFTPFLGFIVTLGSCYRLANFNIDTRQTDSFIGLPTPANALFILSLPLVLKFSDSLMILEILTNQWILLAIALFSAYILNAEIPLFALKIKKFNLKDNLLQVGFLVFSLLLLIFFKYLGIPLVIITYVLLSVINNNFSKK; this is encoded by the coding sequence ATGAATATTAAAAAACATGTTCCTAATGCTATTACATTAATTAATCTTTTCTGTGGATGCATAGCTGTTATTTTTGTTTCTAAATTAGATTATGAAATGGCCTTTTATTTTGTTTGTTTAGGGATATTTTTTGATTTTTTTGATGGTTTTTTTGCTCGATTATTTAAAGTGTCTAGCCCATTGGGGTTGCAATTAGACTCGTTGGCTGATATGGTGACTAGTGGAGTTGTACCAGGTTATGTAATGTATAGCTTGTTTGTTAGTAGTTCAAGTTCTCATGATATAATAGGTTCAGAATTTACTCCATTTTTAGGGTTTATCGTTACATTAGGTTCTTGTTATCGATTAGCCAATTTTAATATTGATACCCGCCAAACAGATTCATTTATTGGTTTACCAACTCCTGCAAATGCATTGTTTATCTTAAGTTTACCTTTGGTTTTAAAATTTTCAGATTCATTAATGATTCTTGAAATTCTAACAAATCAATGGATTTTATTAGCGATAGCATTATTTAGTGCTTATATATTAAATGCAGAAATACCTTTGTTTGCATTAAAAATTAAGAAATTCAATTTAAAAGACAATCTCTTGCAAGTTGGGTTCTTAGTATTCTCACTATTACTATTGATTTTCTTTAAATATCTAGGGATCCCATTAGTAATTATCACTTATGTATTATTATCTGTAATAAACAATAACTTCTCTAAAAAGTAG
- a CDS encoding PorV/PorQ family protein has translation MNIGVDAAALAMSSAVVASTKDVNSVYWNPAGLTNLEDHQVALMHANYFANIAQYDYIGYASPIDDQSAWGISLIRFGVDDILNTTELIDSQGNIDYNRISLFSTADYGFTFSYARKLPVPGFQYGVNAKVIRRIIGKFANSWGFGFDLGLQFEKNDWHFGLMLRDITTTYNVWNIDEKEYKKISNAIPGENQDLPESTEITLPKAQLGIAKKFIIRYDYSVLVATNMNMRFERTKDIVSSNFVSIDPALGLEFGYTDLVFLRAGVGNFQNVTQLDNSEKVGFQPNIGLGFKYKGIQVDYALTDLGNQSVALYSNIFSLKVDLGVFRR, from the coding sequence ATGAACATTGGTGTTGATGCCGCAGCTCTTGCTATGTCGAGTGCAGTCGTAGCATCTACTAAAGATGTAAATTCAGTTTACTGGAACCCAGCTGGTTTAACCAATCTCGAGGATCACCAAGTCGCTTTAATGCATGCTAATTATTTTGCCAATATCGCACAATATGATTATATTGGCTACGCCAGTCCAATAGATGACCAAAGTGCATGGGGAATTTCACTAATACGTTTCGGTGTAGATGATATTTTAAATACTACTGAATTGATCGATAGTCAAGGAAATATTGACTACAATCGAATTAGTCTTTTTTCGACTGCTGATTATGGTTTTACCTTTTCGTACGCAAGAAAATTACCTGTTCCTGGATTTCAATATGGAGTAAATGCAAAAGTCATACGCCGTATTATTGGTAAGTTTGCTAATTCTTGGGGATTTGGATTTGACCTAGGGTTACAATTTGAAAAAAATGATTGGCATTTTGGTTTAATGCTACGTGACATTACAACCACTTACAATGTTTGGAATATTGACGAGAAAGAATACAAAAAAATTTCGAATGCTATTCCGGGAGAAAATCAAGATTTACCCGAAAGCACCGAAATCACATTGCCAAAAGCACAATTAGGTATTGCGAAGAAATTTATAATCAGATACGATTATAGTGTTTTGGTAGCTACAAATATGAATATGCGCTTTGAGAGAACAAAAGACATTGTTTCTAGTAACTTTGTAAGCATTGATCCAGCATTAGGATTAGAGTTTGGTTATACTGATCTTGTTTTTTTAAGAGCTGGAGTAGGAAATTTTCAAAATGTAACACAATTAGACAATTCTGAAAAAGTAGGTTTCCAGCCTAACATAGGACTAGGTTTTAAATATAAAGGTATTCAGGTTGATTACGCTTTGACTGATTTAGGAAATCAAAGTGTTGCTTTATATTCTAACATATTCTCGCTTAAAGTAGATTTAGGCGTCTTTAGAAGATAA
- a CDS encoding DUF4105 domain-containing protein yields the protein MKTYSSKKTFLLLLFFVLINNSFGQNILLSKDSKVSVLTCGTGNESYSLFGHTAIRIKDSINAIDLVYNYGAFDFNTPNFVAKFTKGDLQYFATVHPYSDFINEYNSEKRSVYEQELNIPESLKQKLFDNLNTTILSEDRYYTYKFIDKNCTSMVVDILNKSLNSTVITKKGDTDKTYRTILYPYFDGHFYEKLGISIIFGKKVDELGTKIFLPFELKTSLNKTSFQNHPLVKQTKTILSFDKVPNHSWWNNWYSYIIILAFIIFINKRSVDKVYLLIMGLLGLFFVFIGFYSLHKELEFNYNILLFSPLLLLLLIFNLIKNKKWTYRLSLIHIILLITYGLFMINKASFFIVLPLIITSGVVLVRIAIKNKKPIPIII from the coding sequence ATGAAAACGTATTCATCAAAAAAAACATTCTTACTGCTTTTATTTTTTGTGCTTATCAACAATAGTTTTGGACAAAATATTTTATTATCCAAAGATTCTAAAGTTAGCGTTTTAACTTGTGGAACTGGTAATGAATCCTACTCTCTTTTTGGTCACACAGCTATTCGAATCAAAGATTCTATAAATGCTATTGACTTGGTGTATAATTATGGCGCCTTTGATTTTAACACGCCTAATTTTGTTGCAAAATTCACAAAAGGAGATTTACAATATTTTGCAACTGTACATCCTTACTCAGATTTTATTAATGAATACAACAGCGAGAAACGCAGTGTTTATGAGCAGGAATTAAATATCCCAGAAAGCCTGAAGCAAAAATTATTTGATAATTTAAATACAACAATACTATCAGAAGACAGATATTATACTTATAAATTTATCGATAAAAACTGTACTTCGATGGTCGTTGATATCCTTAACAAATCTTTAAATAGCACAGTAATCACAAAGAAAGGAGATACCGACAAAACTTATCGAACAATTCTCTATCCTTATTTTGATGGACATTTTTATGAGAAACTAGGTATCAGTATTATTTTTGGAAAAAAAGTAGATGAGTTGGGTACAAAAATATTTTTACCTTTTGAACTAAAAACCAGTTTAAACAAGACATCTTTTCAAAATCACCCCTTAGTTAAACAAACAAAAACTATCTTATCTTTTGATAAAGTACCAAACCATTCTTGGTGGAATAATTGGTATTCATATATCATTATATTGGCATTTATCATCTTCATAAATAAAAGAAGTGTTGATAAAGTTTACCTTTTAATAATGGGGTTATTAGGTTTATTCTTTGTCTTTATCGGATTTTACTCCTTACACAAAGAATTAGAATTCAATTACAACATTTTACTATTCAGTCCTCTTTTATTACTTCTTTTGATTTTTAATCTTATAAAGAATAAGAAATGGACTTATAGATTATCCCTAATTCATATAATCCTACTAATTACTTATGGATTGTTTATGATTAATAAAGCTTCTTTCTTTATCGTTTTACCTTTGATAATAACTAGTGGAGTTGTTTTGGTACGCATAGCTATCAAGAATAAGAAGCCAATTCCTATTATCATATAA
- a CDS encoding exopolysaccharide biosynthesis polyprenyl glycosylphosphotransferase, giving the protein MPQKNKIHFEISERKVILRFFDSLFVLGALYILSQVFDYRYFNISSANYHGVIVLVIYLNLFGSIFEMYNLQVASNQFQILKSTVIAVSTTVLVYLLTPVLSPELPKQRISIIIFYFTILFVVLFWRFFYVYFLASHRFFQNVVLICDQDQLEELVLGLENVDPNYKIIGFVNLDTSNKNPIGYQYVKEVKKEDLEEFVLEKGVSEIVIASQKTDGLTADLYQQLLHLLESGKIIREYTQVYESKTQRIPVQYIARDFYRFFPFSRSNSNKLYLVVVRFFEFTFSLLGLLIGLFLIPFILIGNCIGNRGKLFYTQERIGKDGAVFKIYKFRTMVKNSESKGVAFAAANDVRVTPFGKMMRKSRIDELPQFINVIKGDMAVIGPRPERPFFVKEIAQVMPFYETRHVIKPGLTGWAQVNYSYGESIEESLIKLQYDLYYIKHRSIFLDMSITFKTITTVLFYRGQ; this is encoded by the coding sequence ATGCCTCAAAAAAATAAAATTCATTTTGAAATATCAGAACGGAAAGTCATTCTTAGATTTTTTGATTCTCTTTTTGTCTTAGGTGCTTTATATATTTTGAGTCAGGTGTTTGATTACCGTTATTTTAATATATCAAGTGCTAATTATCATGGAGTAATAGTATTGGTAATTTATCTCAATCTTTTCGGATCCATTTTCGAAATGTATAATTTACAAGTAGCGAGTAATCAATTTCAAATTCTCAAAAGTACTGTTATTGCTGTTTCGACTACGGTTTTGGTTTATTTGTTAACCCCTGTTTTATCGCCAGAATTACCCAAGCAAAGAATTTCGATTATTATATTTTACTTCACTATACTTTTTGTAGTTCTATTTTGGCGTTTCTTCTATGTGTATTTTCTCGCTTCGCACCGTTTCTTTCAAAATGTAGTTTTAATTTGTGATCAAGATCAGTTAGAAGAATTAGTTTTGGGATTGGAGAATGTAGATCCAAATTATAAAATTATTGGATTTGTAAATCTAGATACTTCAAATAAGAATCCGATAGGATATCAATATGTAAAAGAGGTTAAAAAAGAAGATCTGGAAGAGTTTGTTCTCGAAAAAGGAGTTTCAGAAATTGTTATAGCATCGCAAAAGACAGACGGTCTTACTGCTGACTTATACCAGCAATTATTGCATTTACTTGAATCAGGTAAGATAATCAGGGAATATACCCAAGTTTATGAAAGCAAGACACAACGTATTCCAGTGCAATATATAGCGAGAGATTTTTATCGTTTTTTCCCTTTTAGCCGTAGCAATAGCAATAAATTATATTTAGTGGTTGTACGCTTTTTTGAATTTACTTTTTCTTTGTTAGGACTCTTAATCGGGCTGTTCTTAATACCATTTATTCTTATAGGGAATTGTATAGGAAATAGAGGTAAACTTTTTTATACTCAAGAAAGGATAGGAAAGGATGGGGCAGTTTTTAAAATATATAAGTTTCGAACAATGGTGAAAAATTCCGAATCAAAAGGAGTTGCTTTTGCTGCTGCAAATGATGTTCGTGTAACACCTTTTGGAAAAATGATGCGTAAGTCTAGAATTGATGAATTGCCTCAATTTATTAATGTTATAAAAGGAGATATGGCTGTTATAGGACCACGCCCAGAACGTCCTTTTTTTGTAAAAGAGATTGCTCAGGTTATGCCGTTTTATGAAACAAGGCATGTCATAAAGCCGGGGCTTACTGGTTGGGCACAGGTTAACTATTCCTATGGAGAATCAATAGAAGAAAGTTTAATAAAATTACAATATGATTTGTATTATATTAAACACAGAAGTATTTTTCTTGATATGAGTATCACTTTTAAAACTATTACTACTGTTTTATTTTACAGAGGACAATAA
- a CDS encoding O-antigen ligase family protein, giving the protein MKNKFFSYYGLILIHLLIALAVFVLPFLSKIYALLLPILGFYIVFKTKNRHNEVLVVAAYMVGVEVFLRMTGGNFNNEYIKISVIFFMLVGMIYSSFTINSFVYWLFLVLLIPGGLITATTDILSVDVKKALFFNLSGPLCLGVCAIYTFNRKITFSELQDIVLAMGLPILTTTAYLFLYNPSVQSVITGTQSNFETSGGFGPNQVSTILGLGMFVFFTQLILFSKSKKMLVLNGILLLVVSYRAIVTFSRGGVITGVVMIAILLLLLYYYSSAKVRGKLAMVFVITAIMGAGIWTYTSIQTFGLIEKRYANQDAAGRVKKDRLGGREVIMDIELKTFFDNPIVGIGAGLGKEYRKKIFGVDVASHNEITRMLSEHGIFGISGLLILFFMPFVLYYNDRSNLYFLSFYAFWFLTINHAAMRIAAPAFIYALTLVSVIRNKTDNYIKINTISD; this is encoded by the coding sequence ATGAAGAACAAATTTTTCTCTTATTATGGATTGATTTTAATTCATTTATTAATTGCTTTAGCAGTTTTTGTGTTGCCTTTTTTGTCAAAAATTTATGCTCTTTTACTACCTATATTAGGGTTTTACATTGTTTTTAAAACTAAAAATAGACATAATGAAGTTCTTGTAGTTGCTGCTTATATGGTAGGAGTTGAAGTGTTTTTGAGAATGACAGGAGGTAATTTTAATAATGAGTACATTAAGATTAGTGTTATTTTCTTCATGTTGGTTGGGATGATTTATAGCAGCTTTACAATTAATTCATTTGTGTATTGGCTCTTCTTGGTATTACTAATTCCAGGTGGCTTGATCACTGCTACTACTGATATTTTATCAGTAGATGTAAAGAAAGCTTTGTTTTTTAATCTTTCGGGACCTTTATGTCTAGGAGTTTGTGCGATATATACATTTAATCGAAAAATAACCTTTTCGGAATTGCAGGATATAGTTTTAGCAATGGGATTACCTATTCTTACAACTACTGCTTATTTGTTTTTATATAATCCTAGTGTACAAAGTGTTATTACAGGGACTCAGTCTAATTTTGAAACTTCTGGGGGATTCGGACCTAATCAGGTCTCTACTATATTAGGGTTAGGGATGTTTGTATTTTTTACTCAATTAATTCTTTTCTCGAAATCAAAAAAAATGCTGGTTTTAAACGGAATATTACTTTTAGTTGTTAGTTATCGAGCCATTGTAACCTTCTCTAGAGGAGGTGTAATTACTGGAGTAGTTATGATTGCTATATTACTATTGTTGTTGTATTATTATTCGAGTGCAAAAGTCAGAGGAAAGTTAGCTATGGTATTTGTTATTACTGCGATTATGGGAGCAGGAATTTGGACATATACTTCTATACAAACTTTTGGATTAATAGAGAAACGCTATGCTAATCAAGATGCTGCTGGAAGAGTAAAAAAGGATAGATTAGGAGGAAGGGAGGTGATTATGGATATTGAACTTAAAACTTTTTTTGATAATCCAATAGTAGGAATTGGAGCAGGGTTGGGAAAAGAGTATAGGAAAAAAATTTTTGGAGTAGATGTAGCTTCACATAATGAAATAACACGTATGTTAAGTGAGCATGGTATATTTGGTATATCAGGACTGTTAATACTTTTTTTTATGCCTTTTGTATTGTATTACAATGACCGAAGTAATCTATACTTTTTATCATTTTATGCTTTCTGGTTTTTAACTATTAATCATGCCGCTATGCGAATTGCAGCACCAGCATTTATATATGCATTAACTTTGGTTAGCGTAATTAGGAATAAAACCGATAATTACATAAAAATAAATACTATTTCGGATTAA
- a CDS encoding glycosyltransferase, with protein MRVLQMIDSLEAGGAERMAVNFANALGKTIEFSGLVTTRKEGSLKRQINSNVSYLFINRKSVIDFKAIFKLRNFVRKNRVTIVHAHSSSFFIAVLLKFTLPKIKIIWHDHYGKRINETKNGNRSLILLSFFFSSIFVVNPLLEEWNKKNMLCTNIYFIPNFATFTNEVMKATFLNGVTGKRIVFLANLKDPKNHITVLNAFESLKLNDLGWSLHLIGKDYLDDYSNSIKAFIEKYNMNNDIHLYNSRNDIAHILSQATIGILASTDEGFPVTLLEYGLAALPVVSTNVGYCASVIKNNNTGLLFNPLNNTEIENQITKLISDIEFRNQLGVSLNKIILKNYTEDVVIQKIIFAYKIL; from the coding sequence ATGAGGGTTCTACAAATGATAGATTCATTGGAAGCTGGTGGAGCAGAGCGTATGGCAGTAAACTTTGCAAATGCACTAGGGAAAACAATTGAATTTTCGGGATTAGTAACAACACGTAAAGAAGGTAGTCTTAAAAGGCAAATAAATTCGAATGTTTCTTATTTATTTATAAATAGAAAATCAGTAATAGATTTTAAGGCAATTTTTAAGCTCAGGAATTTTGTCAGAAAGAATAGAGTTACTATTGTCCATGCACATAGTTCTTCTTTTTTTATTGCAGTATTATTAAAATTTACATTACCAAAAATTAAAATAATTTGGCATGACCATTATGGTAAACGAATAAATGAAACTAAAAATGGGAATAGAAGTTTAATCTTGTTATCCTTTTTTTTCTCATCTATCTTTGTTGTTAATCCGCTATTAGAAGAATGGAATAAGAAAAACATGTTATGTACAAACATATATTTTATTCCAAATTTTGCAACATTTACAAATGAGGTCATGAAAGCAACATTTTTAAATGGCGTCACTGGTAAACGGATTGTTTTTTTAGCAAACTTAAAAGACCCTAAAAATCATATTACGGTATTAAATGCTTTTGAGAGTTTAAAATTAAATGACTTGGGATGGAGTTTACATTTAATTGGGAAAGATTATTTGGATGATTATTCAAATTCAATAAAGGCATTTATAGAAAAATATAATATGAATAATGATATTCATTTATATAATTCAAGGAATGATATTGCTCATATCTTATCTCAAGCAACAATAGGGATTTTGGCTTCTACGGATGAAGGTTTTCCTGTGACATTGTTAGAATATGGACTTGCTGCTTTACCTGTAGTTTCTACAAATGTAGGATATTGTGCTTCGGTAATTAAAAATAATAATACAGGTTTATTGTTTAATCCTTTAAATAATACAGAGATTGAAAATCAAATTACAAAATTGATTTCAGATATAGAATTTAGAAATCAATTGGGAGTGTCTCTGAATAAAATTATATTAAAAAATTATACAGAAGATGTTGTAATACAAAAAATAATTTTTGCTTATAAAATTTTATAA
- a CDS encoding glycosyltransferase family 4 protein: MKFAIITHVNHFQNTDKYFAYAPYTREMNIWLKYIDEVIIVAPLKNIEPTEIDISYKHDKIDFRKVPDFSFINLNNAVLSIFKLPIIFWRIFLAMKKADHIHLRCPGNMGLIGCFVQVLFPNKIKTAKYAGNWDQKSKQPWAYRLQKRILNNTFLTKNMQVLVYGDWENQSKNIRSFFTATYSEREKEIIQKSDFNERIEFIFVGSLVVGKNPLYAIKLVEQFVRKGRNVILNLYGEGVERHVLEQYVQNNQLGNYIFLHGNKNDEILKRAYQKSHFVILPSKSEGWPKAIAEGMFWGCIPVATSVSCIPFMLDYGNRGVLLDMNLSNDILQLESILKDKAGITDKSMKASEWSRKFTTDIFETEIKKMLQS, from the coding sequence ATGAAATTTGCAATAATCACACATGTTAATCACTTTCAAAATACTGATAAATATTTTGCCTATGCACCCTATACTCGTGAAATGAATATTTGGTTAAAATATATTGATGAAGTTATTATTGTTGCTCCATTAAAAAACATTGAACCAACAGAAATTGATATTTCTTATAAGCACGATAAGATTGATTTTAGGAAAGTACCTGATTTTAGTTTTATTAATTTAAATAATGCTGTATTGTCAATTTTTAAATTGCCAATAATTTTTTGGAGAATATTTTTGGCCATGAAAAAAGCAGATCATATTCATTTGCGATGTCCAGGTAATATGGGTTTAATTGGATGCTTCGTTCAGGTTTTATTTCCAAATAAAATTAAAACAGCTAAATATGCTGGTAATTGGGATCAAAAAAGCAAACAACCATGGGCATACAGATTACAAAAACGCATTTTGAATAATACTTTTCTAACTAAGAATATGCAAGTTTTGGTTTATGGAGATTGGGAAAACCAATCTAAAAATATAAGATCATTTTTTACCGCGACCTATTCCGAAAGGGAAAAAGAAATTATTCAAAAATCTGATTTTAATGAAAGAATAGAGTTCATTTTTGTTGGTAGTTTAGTTGTTGGTAAAAACCCGTTGTATGCTATAAAGTTAGTTGAGCAATTTGTTAGAAAAGGAAGAAATGTAATTCTAAATTTATACGGTGAGGGAGTTGAAAGGCATGTTTTAGAACAATATGTTCAAAACAATCAATTAGGAAACTATATTTTTTTACATGGAAATAAAAACGATGAAATATTAAAAAGAGCCTACCAAAAAAGTCATTTTGTTATCTTACCTTCTAAAAGTGAAGGTTGGCCAAAGGCTATAGCCGAAGGAATGTTTTGGGGGTGTATTCCAGTAGCGACATCAGTTTCATGTATTCCTTTTATGCTAGATTATGGTAATAGGGGAGTTTTGCTTGATATGAATTTATCAAATGATATTCTTCAGCTAGAATCAATCTTGAAAGATAAGGCAGGCATAACTGATAAAAGTATGAAAGCATCTGAATGGTCACGAAAATTTACGACAGATATTTTTGAAACTGAAATAAAAAAAATGCTGCAATCATGA
- a CDS encoding glycosyltransferase produces MRTKVYVYGLCDVFYDGYYIQGLKEYYNHFEFNLLKFPKFDNGTFAFIIESNNSYKRVIIDSKDSTRININELEWCDVYGKVNYNLDNLFIENQNKIVAIGPSFGIKIWNLLETSYYLGFNFIRFRKSILNKREFIANYWRQYKRMYLKEYNSTQSSVNEVFFINSIWKQESQTNKNRALFIDICKSNPNVNFEGGFAARSNGDNLGYDNLVYSKKIPLSIYLRKIKNSAFVFNTPAVLSCHGWKLAEFLALGKAIISTSHYNKLPVDLLDNKHVVYVNTNGRRDIQEVIEKLITDIDFKRELEAESRKYFDEYLSPKKIITRLVENL; encoded by the coding sequence ATGAGAACAAAAGTTTATGTTTATGGGCTTTGTGACGTTTTTTATGATGGTTATTATATTCAGGGATTAAAGGAATATTATAATCATTTTGAGTTTAATCTTTTGAAATTTCCAAAATTTGATAATGGGACTTTTGCATTTATCATAGAAAGTAATAATTCCTATAAGAGAGTAATAATTGATTCAAAAGACTCTACTCGAATTAATATAAACGAGTTAGAATGGTGTGACGTATATGGAAAAGTAAATTATAATTTAGATAATTTATTTATTGAAAATCAGAATAAAATTGTTGCTATTGGACCGAGTTTTGGAATTAAAATTTGGAATTTGTTAGAAACATCATATTATTTGGGATTCAATTTTATTAGATTCAGAAAATCTATTTTAAATAAAAGAGAATTTATAGCCAATTATTGGAGGCAATATAAAAGGATGTATTTGAAGGAATACAACTCAACTCAATCATCTGTTAATGAGGTTTTTTTTATAAATAGTATTTGGAAACAGGAAAGTCAAACAAATAAAAATCGAGCTTTATTTATAGATATCTGCAAGAGTAATCCAAATGTGAATTTTGAAGGTGGATTTGCAGCAAGAAGTAATGGTGATAATTTAGGGTATGATAATTTAGTATATTCTAAAAAAATTCCTTTAAGTATTTATCTTAGAAAAATTAAAAACTCAGCATTTGTATTCAATACGCCAGCTGTTCTCTCATGTCATGGTTGGAAATTGGCTGAATTTTTAGCGTTAGGGAAAGCAATTATTTCAACTTCACATTATAATAAATTACCTGTAGATTTGTTGGATAATAAACATGTAGTTTATGTAAATACAAATGGTAGAAGAGATATTCAAGAAGTAATAGAAAAGTTAATAACGGATATTGATTTTAAAAGAGAATTGGAAGCCGAGAGCAGGAAATATTTTGATGAATACTTGTCTCCCAAAAAAATTATAACAAGATTAGTAGAAAATTTATAA